A single region of the Oceaniferula marina genome encodes:
- a CDS encoding aminotransferase class V-fold PLP-dependent enzyme encodes MAFSPDTLRADFPILNQEINGAPLVYLDNAATTQTPLAVVEASARYYASINANIHRAAHKLAREATIAHEAARRTVSTHLNAAHDHEIIFTSGTTDAINLVSNTLALSGRIGNQDSIIISGLEHHSNIVPWQMLCERTGAQLKVIPVLDDGTLDLEAYQQLLDDSVKLLAVNHVSNALGTINPVQSMIRQAKQVGALVLIDGAQSAPHLNIDVQDLDCDFYAFSGHKIYGPTGIGILYGKENILNELPPWRGGGEMIKEVTFEHTTYNDLPFKYEAGTPDIEGAIALAAAIDYMNKLGMDHIAAHERSLQELATAALQELPGMQFYGTAANKAAVISFGIEGIHPYDLGALIDQMGVAVRTGHHCTQPLMARFGIPGTVRASFAAYNTEEEVTRLVQAVKKASMMLS; translated from the coding sequence TCAATGGAGCACCACTCGTCTACCTCGACAACGCGGCAACCACCCAGACGCCTCTGGCCGTAGTCGAAGCCTCAGCTCGCTACTACGCATCCATCAATGCCAATATTCACCGTGCTGCCCACAAGCTGGCCCGCGAAGCAACCATCGCCCACGAAGCGGCCCGCCGTACGGTTTCCACTCACCTGAACGCAGCCCACGACCACGAGATCATTTTCACCTCGGGGACCACAGACGCCATCAACCTGGTCTCCAATACGCTGGCGCTCTCCGGCCGCATCGGCAATCAAGATAGCATCATCATCTCTGGCCTGGAACACCACTCCAACATTGTCCCATGGCAAATGCTCTGCGAACGAACCGGAGCCCAACTCAAAGTCATTCCGGTGCTCGACGACGGAACCCTCGACCTCGAAGCCTATCAGCAACTTCTGGACGACTCGGTCAAACTGCTGGCGGTCAACCACGTCTCCAATGCTCTGGGAACCATCAACCCGGTTCAATCCATGATCCGTCAGGCGAAACAGGTCGGAGCTCTGGTTTTGATCGACGGCGCCCAATCCGCCCCTCATCTGAATATTGACGTCCAGGATCTCGACTGCGACTTCTACGCTTTTTCGGGCCACAAGATCTACGGGCCCACGGGCATCGGTATCCTTTACGGCAAAGAGAACATTCTCAACGAGCTCCCACCATGGCGAGGAGGCGGAGAAATGATCAAGGAGGTCACCTTCGAACACACCACTTACAACGACCTCCCATTCAAATACGAAGCCGGCACTCCGGACATCGAAGGTGCCATCGCCCTGGCGGCGGCCATCGATTACATGAACAAGCTGGGGATGGATCATATTGCCGCGCATGAACGATCTCTCCAGGAGCTGGCAACTGCCGCTCTTCAGGAACTACCCGGGATGCAATTCTACGGAACGGCGGCAAACAAAGCCGCTGTTATATCCTTCGGGATCGAGGGGATCCACCCCTATGATCTGGGAGCCTTGATTGATCAAATGGGTGTGGCTGTCCGCACCGGCCACCACTGCACCCAGCCACTGATGGCCCGCTTCGGTATCCCAGGCACCGTCAGGGCATCCTTCGCCGCGTATAATACGGAAGAGGAAGTGACACGACTCGTGCAGGCTGTCAAAAAGGCCTCCATGATGCTCTCATAG